Proteins found in one Alicyclobacillus cycloheptanicus genomic segment:
- a CDS encoding DUF6431 domain-containing protein yields MPIVCVDCESVNADEYANLVHRLLPQDIPCIYCGHLCTYVHAYYLRRPFDLDEQRHHLWIQRRQCPSCQRTFALLPSFVAPFQRYTLVIQDLLSSLLSGRATLEFALSTLAELGVSLSESSARAWFSRVSAQVPDILARFSSFVQRHLPDAHLPRLRTHVRDVRVCAYYDRLRLLGDDGHSGVWNRLRQVVYLFAPSVSVNRVSYGLSPEDSS; encoded by the coding sequence ATGCCTATCGTATGTGTTGATTGTGAGTCTGTCAATGCAGATGAGTATGCGAACTTGGTACATCGGTTACTGCCTCAGGATATACCTTGTATTTACTGTGGGCACCTCTGTACGTACGTCCATGCCTACTATTTACGTCGGCCGTTTGACCTAGATGAACAGCGGCACCATTTATGGATTCAACGACGACAATGCCCAAGTTGCCAACGTACATTCGCGCTGCTCCCCTCATTTGTAGCCCCATTCCAACGGTACACTCTCGTAATCCAAGACCTTCTCTCAAGCCTGTTATCTGGTCGTGCAACACTTGAGTTCGCTCTGTCAACGCTCGCAGAACTCGGTGTCTCGCTCAGTGAATCCTCCGCAAGAGCTTGGTTCTCTCGTGTCAGTGCACAAGTCCCTGACATACTCGCACGCTTCTCTAGTTTTGTGCAGCGTCATCTGCCTGATGCTCATCTACCGCGCTTGCGTACTCACGTTCGGGATGTGAGGGTATGTGCATATTACGACCGATTGAGGTTGCTTGGGGACGATGGTCACAGTGGGGTTTGGAACCGTCTGCGCCAGGTTGTCTATCTGTTTGCCCCATCGGTGTCGGTGAACAGGGTGTCGTATGGTCTTTCCCCGGAGGATTCCTCGTAA
- a CDS encoding sigma-54-dependent transcriptional regulator family protein — protein sequence MLDTNRSELVKRAWNRSTTYGVDPVVAKDAVLEHREYLRRREYLENFISDIYPYLTTVSRWLQNTQSVLSLASPDGLILEHVGEAPFLDGSQQAHIGRGAIWSEQVRGTNSIGTSIAEQKALAIVGTDHYLEENQMMYCISSPIFNSRGDLFAVLNLGGPVKMYAAELLPSIDTAARSIEDWLLIHRSDYQGVLSLYPEKIGDHQALLSVDREGFIVGTNRAARELLPIDKYSLGNIHVSDVALETGSTANVKVGLGNISVNTKYNKSQGWLASLITDLRAYYVSPPTRLTKQSIQHKKPSGHYTFDHLHGTDEEFLNIHLKSSKFLLKSGKWVVE from the coding sequence ATGCTTGATACCAATAGGAGTGAACTGGTCAAGAGAGCGTGGAATCGTAGTACGACTTATGGTGTGGACCCGGTGGTGGCCAAGGATGCAGTATTAGAACATCGCGAATATCTTCGTCGAAGAGAATATTTGGAAAACTTCATTTCTGACATTTATCCCTACCTGACAACCGTTTCCAGATGGTTGCAAAATACGCAATCTGTTCTCTCTCTCGCGAGCCCGGATGGTTTGATATTGGAACATGTTGGGGAAGCCCCATTCTTGGATGGAAGCCAACAGGCCCATATAGGGCGCGGGGCAATTTGGTCAGAACAAGTACGTGGCACAAATTCAATTGGTACATCCATCGCCGAACAGAAAGCGCTTGCAATCGTGGGAACAGACCATTACCTTGAGGAAAACCAAATGATGTACTGCATTTCGTCTCCGATTTTCAATTCTAGAGGTGACCTGTTCGCAGTTCTCAACCTCGGAGGACCGGTGAAAATGTATGCTGCCGAATTGTTGCCATCCATCGACACTGCCGCGCGATCAATCGAAGACTGGCTGCTTATCCATCGTTCTGATTATCAAGGGGTACTTTCCTTGTACCCAGAAAAAATAGGCGACCATCAAGCATTACTATCGGTAGATCGGGAAGGCTTTATAGTCGGCACTAATCGAGCAGCACGCGAACTGCTACCAATTGATAAGTACTCATTAGGAAATATTCATGTCTCTGACGTTGCCCTCGAAACCGGTTCAACTGCAAATGTAAAAGTGGGACTGGGGAACATCTCTGTCAATACCAAATACAATAAGTCTCAGGGGTGGTTAGCGTCGCTTATTACGGACTTGCGCGCATATTATGTATCACCGCCAACTCGTCTCACAAAGCAATCGATTCAGCACAAAAAGCCATCTGGTCATTATACATTTGATCATCTGCATGGAACTGACGAAGAATTTCTCAACATACATCTCAAGTCTTCTAAGTTTCTATTGAAAAGTGGAAAGTGGGTGGTAGAATAA
- the tnpA gene encoding IS200/IS605 family transposase, translated as MGANSLSHTRWDCSYHIIFIPKFRRKTFFKEVRKDVGEILRTLCEYKNVELVKGSISVDHVHMYVKIPPKLSVSEFMGYLKGKSALMVFDRFPQMKQGRGRHLWARGYYVSTVGVNKDVIREYIEKQEEADIIEDKASQ; from the coding sequence GTGGGTGCAAACAGTCTGTCCCACACCCGCTGGGATTGCAGTTATCATATCATATTCATCCCGAAATTTCGTCGGAAGACCTTCTTCAAAGAGGTCAGGAAGGACGTCGGGGAAATACTGAGGACGCTATGTGAGTACAAAAATGTGGAGTTGGTAAAAGGAAGCATTAGTGTGGATCACGTACATATGTACGTAAAAATACCACCGAAACTGAGTGTATCAGAGTTTATGGGATATCTCAAAGGAAAGAGCGCTTTGATGGTCTTCGATCGCTTTCCACAGATGAAGCAGGGGCGAGGTAGACATTTGTGGGCACGAGGTTATTACGTGAGCACGGTCGGGGTAAATAAGGATGTCATCAGAGAGTACATTGAGAAACAAGAAGAAGCAGATATCATCGAGGACAAGGCAAGTCAATAA
- a CDS encoding zinc-dependent alcohol dehydrogenase family protein: MKAARILEFRKPLVIDNVPDPTPGPQDAVVRVHAAGICRSDWHSWNADFSWLGVTPELPIIPGHEFGGEVVSVGKEVKNFKPGDRITAPFHNSCGHCSYCQTGRSNLCDEMSLYGASYDGCYAEYVLVKNADINLISLPESIDAVTAAAIGCRFMTGFHGVMRGNVKPGEWIAIQGAGGVGLSAIQTARAVGAQVIAVDIDDEKLEKAKQEGAVAVVNARNNNVPEAIKDITKGGAHVGIDALGIKTTILNSVLGLRKGGRHVQIGLTAAAESGMVALPIDAMTFQEIEFMGSLGNPHSSYAGLLSLVAEGRLNPKSLVESEVELTEVNNIFDKMTRFETRGFNVITSF, translated from the coding sequence ATGAAAGCCGCACGTATCCTAGAGTTTCGCAAGCCTTTGGTAATTGACAATGTACCAGATCCAACTCCAGGCCCTCAGGACGCAGTAGTTCGAGTACATGCTGCAGGGATTTGCAGAAGTGACTGGCATTCTTGGAACGCGGATTTCTCTTGGTTAGGAGTTACACCTGAACTGCCCATTATCCCCGGTCATGAATTTGGTGGGGAGGTAGTTTCGGTTGGTAAAGAAGTTAAAAATTTTAAACCCGGCGACCGCATTACGGCTCCCTTCCATAACAGTTGTGGACACTGTTCTTATTGTCAAACAGGACGATCCAATCTTTGCGATGAGATGAGCTTGTATGGCGCGTCCTATGACGGATGTTACGCTGAATATGTATTGGTGAAAAACGCGGACATCAATCTTATATCTCTACCTGAATCGATTGACGCAGTAACAGCAGCGGCAATTGGCTGCAGATTCATGACTGGTTTTCATGGGGTAATGCGTGGCAACGTAAAACCGGGGGAATGGATCGCAATTCAAGGAGCAGGTGGCGTTGGATTATCTGCTATCCAAACGGCGCGCGCAGTTGGTGCTCAAGTTATTGCGGTAGACATCGACGACGAAAAGCTTGAAAAGGCTAAACAAGAGGGTGCTGTTGCAGTCGTTAATGCGAGAAACAACAACGTACCTGAAGCCATCAAGGACATTACCAAAGGTGGTGCTCATGTTGGCATAGACGCACTCGGAATCAAGACAACAATATTGAATTCCGTTCTCGGTCTTAGGAAGGGTGGTCGTCATGTCCAAATTGGTCTGACGGCAGCGGCGGAAAGCGGAATGGTTGCGCTGCCAATTGACGCGATGACCTTCCAGGAGATCGAGTTCATGGGTAGCCTTGGAAATCCCCACTCATCCTATGCGGGCCTACTAAGCTTGGTTGCAGAGGGGCGCTTAAACCCGAAATCACTGGTGGAAAGTGAAGTTGAACTGACAGAGGTCAATAACATCTTCGATAAGATGACGAGGTTTGAAACAAGAGGGTTCAACGTAATTACTTCTTTCTGA
- a CDS encoding IS1595 family transposase — protein MSVLNLLEFQERFSTVRACEERLFQLRWPDGFVCPKCGSKEYCEVACSSRKDAEERLPLFQCKVCSKQTSVTAGTIFHKTKTDLRKWFLTVYLAANDKRGVAATTIARNLGVSYPTAWNMLRKVRKAMADRNAMYQLEGIVQIDDAYFGGESHGEGKRGRGSDQAPVVVAVQMERGKPKYITMALVPNLTKEAVAPVLSERLKPNCIWETDGSKTLVACAKELQQASHIVTKSSAPCLRLDYLSSLSAS, from the coding sequence GTGAGCGTCCTGAACCTGCTTGAGTTTCAAGAACGATTCTCTACAGTCCGTGCGTGTGAGGAGCGTCTGTTTCAACTGCGCTGGCCAGATGGCTTCGTTTGCCCGAAGTGCGGCAGCAAGGAATATTGCGAGGTCGCCTGTTCATCAAGGAAAGATGCTGAGGAGCGCCTTCCGTTATTTCAGTGCAAGGTGTGCTCGAAGCAAACTTCTGTCACGGCGGGCACCATCTTTCACAAGACGAAAACCGATTTGCGTAAATGGTTTCTCACAGTGTATCTGGCGGCAAATGATAAGCGAGGCGTTGCTGCCACGACGATTGCTCGAAACCTTGGGGTATCGTATCCCACCGCATGGAACATGTTGCGTAAAGTCCGCAAGGCAATGGCAGATCGTAACGCAATGTATCAGTTGGAAGGAATCGTACAAATCGACGATGCATATTTCGGCGGAGAAAGCCATGGCGAGGGAAAGCGTGGAAGAGGCTCGGATCAAGCCCCCGTTGTTGTCGCCGTACAGATGGAACGTGGAAAACCGAAGTACATCACGATGGCGCTGGTGCCGAATCTCACGAAGGAAGCCGTTGCTCCCGTTCTTTCCGAACGATTGAAGCCGAATTGTATCTGGGAGACGGATGGTAGTAAGACGCTCGTTGCCTGTGCAAAAGAACTGCAGCAAGCGTCACACATTGTGACGAAATCAAGCGCACCTTGTTTACGCCTTGATTATTTGTCGTCGTTGTCGGCAAGTTGA
- a CDS encoding sigma 54-interacting transcriptional regulator encodes MFLKVVETAKRAAQTDFTVTILGESGTGKDLLSLAIHYASNRANAPFVAINCGAITKSLMESESRDHPFNGWLDFRPIRA; translated from the coding sequence ATGTTTCTCAAAGTAGTAGAAACCGCAAAGCGAGCAGCCCAAACTGACTTTACCGTTACGATTTTAGGGGAGAGTGGAACAGGTAAAGACCTTCTCAGCCTGGCAATTCACTATGCTAGTAACCGGGCAAACGCACCGTTCGTAGCGATTAACTGTGGCGCAATCACCAAGAGTCTAATGGAGAGTGAGTCACGGGACCACCCGTTCAACGGGTGGCTTGATTTTCGCCCTATAAGGGCATGA
- a CDS encoding DDE-type integrase/transposase/recombinase has product MRISQIGKEKVDMDDEMRRQIALFRYGLIAPLLQQSPRGAQKPILEATAKQTYTLPNGEVRQFSERTLERYLANYRKDGLDALYPEQRADQRRPRVLPQSVIERAIALRKEQPLRTVEQLVVMLETEGLAPEGFIRRSTLAAHLRKAGVERAKTLRKQRTWQRYTANEVHEIWQCDICDSLRIPDPASSGKMRVARLVAVLDDKSRYICYAFFSFRENLPALEHALKKAIISHGTPHVFYCDNAKIFQSAQLSEVAARLGFEIRHSRPYLPQGRGKLEKFFGYMERSFRPEAELCVQRGTIANLDDLNRYFSAWLEKMYHQRVHSTLKKRPVAVMESHGPLRLVDPVVLEDAFQWTYTAKVDKTACIRVQGNTYEVEPILVGQTVSLRYDPYNLARIQVWWEGKQYADAVPLKLRRHTDKRVTQADAKTDEPTVKPGISFLETISTQREQERKEKLGRTSFVRTTKEGERT; this is encoded by the coding sequence ATGAGGATATCTCAGATTGGAAAGGAGAAGGTCGACATGGATGATGAGATGCGACGGCAAATCGCTCTGTTTCGTTATGGTTTGATTGCTCCGCTGCTTCAGCAATCCCCACGTGGCGCACAGAAGCCGATACTTGAGGCAACCGCGAAGCAAACCTACACATTACCAAATGGAGAGGTACGGCAATTCTCAGAACGGACGTTGGAGCGATACTTGGCCAACTACCGGAAGGATGGATTGGATGCACTGTACCCAGAACAGCGAGCGGACCAAAGGCGTCCGCGTGTGCTCCCACAGAGCGTGATTGAACGGGCGATTGCTTTGCGTAAGGAGCAGCCGCTACGTACCGTGGAACAGCTCGTTGTCATGCTTGAAACAGAGGGATTGGCACCCGAGGGATTCATTCGTCGCAGTACGCTTGCGGCCCACCTGCGCAAAGCAGGAGTTGAGCGAGCGAAGACGCTTCGTAAACAGCGGACGTGGCAACGGTATACCGCGAACGAAGTGCATGAAATCTGGCAGTGTGACATTTGTGATTCACTTCGAATCCCAGATCCAGCCTCGTCAGGGAAGATGCGTGTAGCTCGGTTGGTTGCGGTGTTGGATGACAAGAGTCGCTATATTTGCTACGCCTTCTTTTCGTTCCGAGAAAACCTCCCTGCTCTAGAACACGCCTTGAAGAAGGCGATTATCTCGCACGGAACACCCCACGTGTTCTACTGCGACAACGCAAAAATTTTTCAATCTGCACAGTTGTCAGAGGTGGCAGCACGGCTAGGCTTTGAGATTCGCCACTCCCGTCCATATCTCCCCCAGGGACGCGGCAAATTAGAGAAATTCTTCGGTTATATGGAGCGTTCGTTTCGGCCGGAGGCGGAGCTTTGTGTACAACGCGGTACGATTGCGAATCTCGATGATTTGAACCGCTACTTTTCTGCGTGGTTAGAAAAGATGTACCACCAACGCGTCCACAGCACACTGAAAAAGCGACCGGTTGCTGTCATGGAGTCCCATGGCCCCCTGCGCCTTGTTGACCCAGTCGTTCTTGAGGATGCGTTTCAGTGGACGTACACCGCCAAAGTCGACAAGACGGCATGTATTCGAGTGCAAGGCAACACGTATGAAGTCGAACCGATTTTGGTCGGTCAAACCGTTTCGCTTCGTTACGACCCTTACAACCTTGCCCGCATCCAAGTCTGGTGGGAGGGCAAGCAATACGCGGATGCTGTCCCTTTGAAGCTGCGCCGTCACACCGACAAACGTGTAACCCAGGCTGATGCGAAGACGGACGAACCAACCGTAAAACCAGGGATCTCTTTCCTTGAAACCATTTCTACGCAGAGAGAGCAGGAAAGAAAAGAGAAGCTAGGCCGGACGTCATTTGTGCGCACGACGAAAGAAGGTGAACGGACATGA
- a CDS encoding MFS transporter yields MGGVSDRLGRKKVLVPSAIFFSLMSWVTGVARSYGGLLAVRALLGLGEGGVFSSSVATLAEESTPSRNGFNLGAHQAVFPLLGIGLGAIIATQLEQVVGWRPVFFIVGIPGLILSIILAFVMKGSQQKRQIAKEEAPEEPVVTEKSKPHIFAALKYHNVVLSSLISILYMNWLFVFSAFATLFLTEVRHLSLSQAGVVISAWGFGGFVGMLLVPALSDYMGRKPAMLVFTVLNGLFTLWFALAGTNQTLLFVILLFGGIFGWGCYPVYLSLCTTESVPRELSGSAVGIPTAVGEIFGAVLMPVIAGALADKFGLSYPMFLAAAAPIIAGVVALFYIETAPKVLARKAAQEAVDVSTVLAE; encoded by the coding sequence ATGGGGGGAGTTTCGGATCGACTCGGACGCAAGAAGGTACTAGTACCATCTGCGATCTTTTTTTCCTTGATGTCGTGGGTAACAGGCGTGGCTAGGAGTTACGGAGGTTTGCTTGCTGTCAGGGCTTTATTAGGGTTAGGCGAAGGCGGCGTCTTCAGTTCAAGTGTAGCCACGTTAGCTGAAGAGTCTACACCAAGCAGGAACGGATTTAATTTAGGAGCTCACCAGGCTGTCTTCCCTCTTTTAGGAATTGGGTTAGGCGCCATTATTGCAACTCAACTTGAACAGGTTGTTGGATGGAGACCGGTATTTTTCATTGTCGGTATTCCAGGTCTGATATTATCCATAATCTTAGCCTTCGTAATGAAGGGCTCCCAACAAAAACGTCAGATTGCGAAAGAAGAGGCCCCGGAAGAACCGGTGGTGACTGAAAAGTCAAAACCACACATCTTTGCTGCCTTGAAATACCACAATGTTGTGCTATCTTCACTGATCAGTATTCTGTATATGAACTGGCTATTTGTTTTCTCCGCTTTTGCCACATTATTTCTTACCGAGGTGCGACACCTCAGCCTTTCACAAGCTGGCGTAGTAATATCTGCGTGGGGGTTTGGTGGATTCGTCGGAATGCTCTTGGTACCAGCGTTATCTGACTACATGGGGCGAAAACCAGCAATGTTGGTGTTTACCGTTCTGAATGGATTGTTCACTCTATGGTTCGCTCTGGCAGGTACAAACCAAACTTTGTTATTTGTAATTCTTCTGTTTGGTGGAATATTTGGGTGGGGATGCTATCCTGTATATTTATCACTATGCACAACCGAATCTGTGCCCAGAGAACTTTCGGGTTCGGCAGTCGGTATACCTACAGCTGTTGGAGAAATATTCGGAGCGGTTTTGATGCCGGTGATTGCCGGGGCGCTGGCAGACAAATTTGGGCTAAGCTATCCCATGTTTTTAGCGGCTGCTGCACCGATAATTGCTGGGGTAGTTGCACTATTTTATATTGAAACAGCACCGAAGGTTTTGGCTCGCAAAGCTGCACAAGAAGCAGTGGATGTAAGTACAGTTCTGGCAGAGTAA
- the istA gene encoding IS21 family transposase codes for MRKIKEVLRLHNEIQLSERAIARSVNLSRDTVSRILSRANELNLQWPLPEDIDDVKLESELFPRPQGRPKNCTEPDWNYIHKESRKKGVTLQLLWQEYKAEYASGYQYSQFCERYRQWKKTLQISMRGEHRAGEKMFVDYAGPTIPYIDRETGEILQAQLFVAVLGASNYTFAEAQPSQGLESFVGGHVRAFTFFGGVPQLLVPDNLKAGVKEADRYEPVLNPTYHEMASHYGAAVMPARPKKPKDKPHAEAGVLLVERWILAVLRNRKFFSLAEINQAIRPLLTQLNEKPFQKLEGSRKSLFENIDKPALRPLPSTPYEFAIWRTAKVNIDYHVEAEKAYYSVPYQLVGQKLEVRLTQKVVEIFHKGKRVASHHRLFIKGKHATDPTHMPEAHRKHLEWTPKRLIDWGRSVGPNTGTLVERILESRKHPEQGYRSCLGLLKLSKQYSKERMEAAALRALTIGAFSSRSVKSILQTHADQTVLPLDLPETVPVHENIRGADYYRGTPKHDEVIH; via the coding sequence ATGCGCAAAATCAAAGAAGTACTACGCCTGCACAACGAAATTCAACTCAGTGAACGTGCCATCGCGCGCAGTGTCAATCTGTCGCGGGACACAGTCTCACGCATCCTCTCACGGGCCAACGAACTTAACCTGCAATGGCCTTTACCCGAGGACATCGACGACGTCAAGTTGGAATCAGAGCTGTTTCCTCGCCCCCAGGGTCGTCCTAAAAACTGCACCGAGCCAGATTGGAACTACATCCACAAAGAATCGCGCAAGAAGGGGGTCACATTACAGCTGCTGTGGCAGGAATACAAGGCGGAGTATGCCAGTGGATATCAATACAGCCAATTCTGTGAACGCTATCGCCAGTGGAAGAAAACCCTGCAGATATCCATGCGTGGGGAGCATCGTGCAGGAGAAAAGATGTTTGTGGATTACGCAGGTCCTACCATACCCTACATCGACCGAGAGACGGGAGAAATCCTGCAAGCGCAGCTCTTCGTCGCCGTGCTTGGAGCAAGCAACTACACATTCGCAGAGGCGCAGCCGTCACAAGGTCTCGAGTCTTTCGTTGGCGGACATGTACGAGCCTTCACGTTCTTCGGGGGCGTACCGCAACTTCTTGTTCCAGACAACCTGAAAGCTGGTGTAAAAGAGGCTGACCGCTATGAACCCGTTCTCAACCCAACCTACCACGAAATGGCGTCCCATTACGGTGCTGCGGTTATGCCTGCTCGTCCAAAAAAGCCGAAAGACAAACCCCATGCCGAGGCAGGTGTACTACTCGTCGAGCGTTGGATTCTGGCAGTTTTGCGCAATCGAAAGTTTTTCAGTCTCGCAGAAATCAACCAGGCAATCCGTCCGCTGCTGACACAGTTAAACGAGAAGCCGTTTCAGAAGCTGGAGGGCTCACGTAAGTCCCTGTTTGAGAACATCGACAAGCCGGCCCTCCGTCCGCTTCCTAGCACCCCTTACGAGTTCGCCATCTGGCGAACTGCGAAGGTAAACATAGATTACCACGTCGAAGCGGAAAAGGCCTATTATAGTGTGCCCTATCAACTTGTGGGCCAGAAATTGGAGGTGCGGCTCACCCAGAAAGTCGTAGAGATATTCCATAAAGGTAAACGCGTCGCTAGCCATCATCGCCTGTTTATCAAAGGAAAACACGCTACTGACCCCACACACATGCCGGAAGCCCATCGAAAGCACTTGGAATGGACGCCAAAACGGCTCATCGATTGGGGACGTAGTGTTGGTCCGAACACCGGGACCCTGGTGGAACGCATCCTCGAATCAAGGAAGCACCCAGAACAGGGATATCGGTCATGTCTAGGGCTACTCAAATTAAGCAAGCAGTACTCGAAAGAACGCATGGAAGCGGCCGCGCTACGGGCACTCACGATCGGTGCGTTTTCGTCTCGTAGTGTGAAGTCCATTCTCCAAACCCATGCCGACCAGACCGTACTCCCACTTGACCTACCCGAGACAGTGCCGGTTCATGAAAACATCCGTGGTGCGGATTATTACCGCGGCACGCCGAAACACGATGAAGTAATCCACTAA
- a CDS encoding DUF5348 domain-containing protein, whose protein sequence is MKGHLEFSPTFGRWYFMSEETECALHCGYAVELRVGDRYYPGRIEFCDEGWYVILQEDPRKRVSFVLKRKCTYAARLPW, encoded by the coding sequence ATGAAGGGTCACCTGGAGTTCAGTCCAACTTTCGGACGGTGGTATTTCATGAGCGAAGAGACGGAGTGTGCTCTACACTGTGGCTATGCCGTAGAATTACGAGTAGGAGATAGATACTACCCTGGGAGGATTGAGTTCTGTGATGAGGGCTGGTATGTAATCCTTCAAGAGGACCCACGTAAACGCGTATCTTTCGTGCTAAAACGCAAGTGTACCTATGCTGCCCGACTTCCGTGGTAG
- the istB gene encoding IS21-like element helper ATPase IstB, translated as MLNNQTAQALREMRLSGMADAYEHQLQNPHLVELSFEERFGMLVDAESTVRQNHRLSRLLQEAHLKVRANPEDIDLHQARGVDQGLLRDLTTCQWITAHHSLILTGPTGIGKTFIACALGTSACRMGLRVRYHRLSRLLQDIFIAKADGSYPKLVKSFLKVDLLILDDWGLAAMSAPESRDLLDLVDDRFGTHSTCVISQIPVEHWHQQFADATVADAILDRLVHNAYQLNLRGESMRKITNSLPKSEGSGK; from the coding sequence ATGCTCAATAACCAGACTGCCCAAGCACTTCGGGAGATGCGTCTCTCCGGTATGGCGGACGCATACGAGCACCAACTACAAAACCCTCATCTTGTCGAATTGTCTTTCGAGGAGAGGTTTGGCATGCTGGTGGATGCCGAATCGACCGTGCGTCAGAACCACCGGCTGTCCCGGCTCCTGCAGGAAGCCCATCTCAAGGTTCGCGCGAATCCCGAGGATATTGACCTTCATCAGGCACGAGGCGTTGACCAGGGCCTGCTGCGAGACCTCACCACTTGTCAGTGGATCACAGCACATCATAGCCTCATCCTGACAGGGCCGACAGGCATCGGGAAGACGTTCATTGCCTGTGCGCTAGGGACTTCCGCCTGCCGAATGGGTCTGCGGGTACGCTACCACCGCCTCTCTCGATTGCTTCAAGACATCTTCATAGCTAAGGCAGACGGTTCCTACCCTAAGTTGGTGAAGTCCTTTCTCAAAGTGGATCTACTCATTCTTGACGACTGGGGGCTGGCGGCCATGTCCGCACCAGAGAGTCGAGACCTGCTCGACCTCGTCGATGATCGGTTTGGAACCCACTCGACATGTGTCATCAGCCAGATTCCAGTCGAACACTGGCATCAACAGTTTGCTGACGCAACAGTCGCAGATGCAATCCTTGACCGACTTGTCCATAACGCCTACCAACTGAATCTACGTGGGGAATCAATGCGGAAAATTACAAATAGCTTGCCAAAATCTGAGGGATCTGGTAAGTAG
- a CDS encoding AAA family ATPase, which translates to MDNQVLTHQVLEESYQKGRQVVIVVDEAQDLDPQMLAEFRFLNNFKADSFSPISLWLVGQSELRETMKLRILSALSGRIQIRYHMTGLTESEVHDYISKQLTCVGEEKMIFSADAVKLMRIPMKSATYSGNYQASESAKYRP; encoded by the coding sequence GTGGACAACCAGGTACTCACTCACCAGGTTCTCGAAGAGAGCTACCAGAAAGGTCGCCAAGTCGTCATTGTCGTGGACGAAGCTCAAGACCTAGACCCACAGATGCTCGCTGAATTTCGGTTCCTGAACAACTTTAAAGCAGACTCATTTTCTCCGATTTCCCTTTGGTTGGTAGGCCAGAGCGAGCTGCGAGAGACAATGAAACTTAGAATTCTTTCCGCTCTGTCAGGGCGTATTCAAATCCGTTACCACATGACTGGGTTAACGGAGTCAGAGGTTCATGACTATATCTCAAAGCAGCTGACCTGTGTTGGGGAGGAGAAAATGATCTTTTCCGCAGATGCAGTGAAACTGATGCGTATTCCGATGAAATCGGCCACCTATTCCGGTAATTATCAGGCCAGTGAGTCCGCTAAATATCGGCCATGA